One genomic segment of Patescibacteria group bacterium includes these proteins:
- a CDS encoding prepilin-type N-terminal cleavage/methylation domain-containing protein, translating into MKKQKAFTLIEVLVVIAIIGFLASITLVSIKEARERARIAKGLNFAAQVHHALGAYAVGIWDFDDNTFPTQDISGYENHGDCTNCPIWTAEKDTPSRKGYALIFDGQNDYLDCGDANLLGGGNQFTIMYWARPGRDLKEESSVWYGGVTEYTEYSLGWQGWTDGITVDFLDTSGTRHFMDTWDTYLLEDQWYHIVGLYDGTYLKVHINGEFIRQENEGSHTVRTTTNAFRIGYAGGVYWDGTIDEVRVYEEALTSAQIKKLYVEGARKRGLLTQE; encoded by the coding sequence ATGAAAAAACAAAAGGCATTCACTCTAATTGAAGTTTTAGTAGTTATTGCTATAATAGGTTTTTTAGCCAGTATTACTTTAGTATCTATAAAAGAAGCCAGAGAAAGGGCCAGGATTGCCAAGGGTCTTAACTTTGCTGCCCAAGTTCATCACGCTCTCGGAGCTTATGCAGTAGGAATTTGGGATTTTGATGATAATACATTTCCTACTCAGGATATAAGTGGTTATGAAAACCATGGTGATTGCACAAATTGCCCTATTTGGACCGCTGAGAAAGATACGCCAAGCAGAAAGGGTTATGCTTTGATCTTTGATGGTCAGAATGATTACCTTGATTGTGGAGATGCTAATTTATTAGGTGGGGGAAATCAATTTACCATAATGTATTGGGCAAGACCAGGTAGAGATTTAAAGGAAGAGTCATCTGTTTGGTATGGAGGTGTAACAGAATACACAGAATATTCGCTAGGTTGGCAGGGTTGGACAGATGGCATAACTGTAGATTTTTTAGATACTTCTGGAACCCGTCATTTTATGGATACTTGGGATACTTATCTTTTAGAAGACCAATGGTATCATATAGTTGGGCTTTATGATGGTACTTATTTAAAAGTCCATATAAATGGAGAATTTATAAGGCAGGAAAATGAGGGTTCTCATACTGTCAGAACTACAACTAATGCTTTTAGAATTGGTTATGCTGGAGGAGTTTATTGGGATGGCACAATCGACGAAGTCCGCGTTTATGAAGAAGCCCTGACCTCAGCCCAAATCAAAAAACTCTATGTTGAAGGAGCGAGAAAACGGGGGTTATTAACTCAAGAATAA
- a CDS encoding carbohydrate kinase family protein → MFDIITFGSATWDVFLRPKPTQGWQVVKNKKFITGKGICFNLGSKVDVKDICLSSGGGGTNTAATFAKQGFKVAYCGRVGDDLSGQEIIKELKKFGIDCQFIFKTKLKPTNCSIVLNSGLKIDRTILVYRGASELLGKKDIPWSKLRAKWFYLAPLSGKLCNITEDIVNFAYRNKIKIVFNPGNSQLSLSPETLKRIVKKVNILVLNQEEASLLTKIPYQKEKKIFKKIDEICPGIAIMTKGPGGVVVSDGKKLYRAKPAKTKVTDRTGAGDSFTSGFVSGFIKKGKIEYAIQIGTANAYSCLQKWGAKDGLLKNKEKFKKVKVIKKKL, encoded by the coding sequence ATGTTTGATATTATAACTTTTGGGTCTGCTACTTGGGATGTTTTTTTGAGACCAAAACCAACCCAGGGCTGGCAGGTAGTAAAAAACAAAAAATTTATCACCGGTAAAGGGATTTGCTTTAATTTGGGTTCCAAGGTTGATGTTAAAGATATTTGTCTTTCCTCTGGTGGAGGTGGAACTAATACAGCTGCTACTTTTGCCAAGCAAGGTTTTAAGGTAGCTTATTGTGGCAGAGTGGGGGATGATTTGAGTGGTCAAGAGATAATTAAAGAATTAAAGAAATTTGGGATTGACTGTCAGTTCATTTTTAAAACAAAACTGAAACCGACTAATTGTTCCATTGTTTTAAATAGCGGTTTAAAAATAGACCGAACTATCTTGGTTTATCGAGGGGCATCAGAACTCTTGGGAAAAAAAGATATTCCCTGGAGCAAATTGAGAGCAAAATGGTTTTATTTAGCTCCTCTTTCAGGAAAACTCTGTAATATCACCGAAGATATAGTTAATTTCGCTTACAGAAATAAAATAAAAATTGTTTTTAATCCGGGTAACTCTCAACTTTCATTGTCTCCAGAAACCCTGAAAAGAATTGTTAAAAAAGTCAATATTTTAGTTTTAAATCAAGAAGAGGCTTCTTTGTTAACTAAAATTCCTTATCAGAAAGAAAAGAAAATTTTTAAAAAAATTGATGAAATATGTCCTGGTATTGCTATAATGACAAAAGGTCCCGGGGGAGTGGTAGTTTCTGATGGAAAAAAGCTTTATCGAGCCAAACCTGCAAAAACAAAAGTAACTGACCGGACCGGAGCTGGGGATTCTTTTACTTCTGGATTTGTTTCTGGTTTTATAAAAAAGGGTAAGATAGAATATGCTATTCAAATAGGCACGGCTAATGCTTATTCCTGTCTTCAAAAATGGGGAGCTAAAGATGGATTATTAAAAAACAAGGAAAAGTTTAAAAAAGTGAAAGTTATAAAGAAGAAATTATGA
- a CDS encoding class II fructose-bisphosphate aldolase family protein, whose product MTLKDCLKKAQRQKFAIGQFNFSTIEQLKGILAAAQKTRVPVILGTSEGESKFLGLREIIALVEISKMKYKVSAFLNLDHGKDLNWLKKAIDFGYSAVHFDGSGLAFKENVKRAKKIVDYAHKRGVLVEGEIEAIKEKNLTSSVQAEKFVKETKVDSLAVAIGNIHGLYTGMPKLNLGRLKEINKKTNAYLVLHGGSGIPDVQIKKTIKLGIAKININTELRLTWKRALTRSLKAQEIKPYKILPKVQKAIQKKVEEKIGIYLANAR is encoded by the coding sequence ATGACATTAAAAGATTGTCTTAAAAAAGCACAGAGACAAAAGTTCGCTATTGGCCAGTTTAATTTCTCAACTATTGAGCAGTTGAAAGGGATTTTGGCTGCTGCTCAGAAAACAAGGGTTCCAGTGATTTTGGGGACCTCTGAAGGGGAAAGTAAATTTTTGGGTCTGAGAGAAATTATTGCTTTGGTTGAAATCTCTAAAATGAAATACAAGGTTTCTGCTTTTTTAAATCTTGACCACGGAAAGGATTTAAATTGGCTCAAAAAAGCTATTGATTTTGGATATTCAGCAGTTCATTTTGATGGTTCAGGATTAGCCTTTAAAGAAAATGTAAAACGTGCTAAAAAGATAGTAGATTACGCTCACAAAAGAGGGGTTTTAGTTGAAGGAGAAATAGAAGCTATAAAGGAGAAAAACCTGACTTCTTCAGTTCAAGCAGAGAAATTTGTTAAAGAGACAAAAGTAGATAGCTTGGCAGTAGCTATAGGGAACATTCACGGATTATATACTGGAATGCCAAAATTGAATCTTGGAAGGTTAAAAGAAATTAACAAAAAAACAAATGCTTATCTGGTTTTACATGGAGGGTCAGGTATTCCAGATGTTCAGATTAAAAAAACAATCAAGCTCGGGATTGCTAAGATCAATATTAATACTGAATTAAGGCTAACTTGGAAAAGAGCTTTAACAAGAAGTTTGAAGGCCCAGGAGATTAAACCCTATAAAATTTTGCCCAAAGTTCAAAAAGCTATCCAAAAAAAGGTCGAAGAGAAAATAGGAATCTACCTCGCTAACGCTCGGTAG
- a CDS encoding ferredoxin, which translates to MKIIHEREKCIGCGSCAAICPKYWEMAEDGKAKLLEAEATPQKGNYELEIKEIECNQEAADACPVECIHIIK; encoded by the coding sequence ATGAAGATTATCCATGAGCGAGAAAAATGCATTGGTTGTGGGTCTTGTGCAGCAATATGCCCAAAGTATTGGGAAATGGCCGAAGATGGAAAAGCTAAACTTTTGGAAGCCGAGGCAACCCCCCAAAAAGGAAATTATGAGTTAGAGATAAAAGAAATTGAATGTAACCAAGAGGCAGCTGATGCCTGCCCGGTGGAGTGCATCCACATTATAAAATAA
- a CDS encoding 50S ribosomal protein L25: MLTLKAKIREERGKKVKKLRKRGILPAVLYGPKIKNLSLEVDLKKFGNIYKETGESSLISLEVGDEKFPVLIHEVKKNPLTGKPIHIDFYQPILTEEVEATVPIVFEGEAPAVKEFGGTLVREISEVEVKALPKNLPHEIKVNVENLKTLGDEILVKDLELPEGVAVQREQNEIVAVVTAPETEKIEEELEKPVEEKVEEVEGVEKIEGVEEAEEKKEPASAEAMAGKKEEEKSKKNEKK, encoded by the coding sequence ATGTTAACCCTTAAAGCCAAAATTAGAGAGGAGCGGGGTAAAAAGGTAAAGAAATTAAGGAAGAGGGGTATTCTGCCTGCTGTTTTATATGGACCAAAGATAAAAAATTTATCTTTGGAAGTAGACTTAAAAAAGTTTGGAAATATTTATAAAGAAACTGGAGAAAGTTCTTTGATTTCGCTTGAAGTAGGAGATGAGAAATTTCCAGTTCTAATTCATGAAGTAAAAAAGAACCCATTAACTGGCAAGCCAATCCATATTGATTTTTATCAGCCAATTCTTACCGAAGAAGTTGAGGCAACAGTTCCAATAGTTTTTGAAGGAGAAGCTCCGGCTGTAAAAGAATTTGGAGGAACTTTAGTACGGGAGATTTCAGAAGTAGAGGTTAAAGCCCTACCCAAAAATCTTCCCCATGAAATTAAAGTGAATGTAGAAAATTTAAAAACCCTTGGAGATGAGATTTTAGTAAAAGATTTAGAATTGCCAGAAGGTGTTGCAGTTCAAAGAGAGCAAAATGAGATTGTGGCTGTGGTTACTGCGCCAGAAACAGAAAAGATAGAAGAAGAATTAGAAAAACCGGTTGAAGAGAAGGTAGAAGAAGTGGAGGGAGTGGAGAAAATTGAGGGAGTGGAGGAAGCGGAGGAGAAGAAGGAACCCGCCTCCGCTGAAGCTATGGCGGGCAAGAAAGAAGAAGAAAAAAGCAAAAAAAATGAAAAGAAATAA
- a CDS encoding lytic murein transglycosylase, which yields MKRNKLLKTIHYTLFTIVFISVLFLPNFVFGEEDLTEICQEIINKGQQNLSKENYQALLKECQAFYEEEIAEIQGDLSKTGAEKKTLENKIYTLNKRIKNLNYQIYQSNLIIKDLGIQVEDTGASIEKTSLKIGDSKEKLANILRTIYEEDQKPIIEILLSEDELSDFFDNLVALELLNSKGKELLQNIKTLKINLEEQKISLDEEKEDLEHMVEIQTLQSKESAETKEEQEYYLKITDAQYQKQLQERQEVEAKAAEIRARIFELIGIPKAPTFGEAYELAKEVEKITGVRPAFLLAVLTQESNIGKNVGQCYLKDTKTGAGETIKTGRTLSRVMKPTRDVNPFLIITKELGRDPFNTPVSCPMSYGWGGAMGPAQFIPSTWMLYRDRLKAIAGKPGDPWNIKDAFLAAALYLADCGAAKQTYDGEFNAALSYFAGPGWYKSRYKTIYKRDYGYPVMAITKAYESDIAKIK from the coding sequence ATGAAAAGAAATAAATTACTGAAAACTATACACTACACACTATTCACTATTGTTTTTATTTCGGTTTTATTTTTGCCGAATTTTGTTTTTGGTGAAGAAGATTTGACTGAAATATGCCAGGAAATAATTAATAAAGGGCAACAAAATCTCTCAAAAGAAAATTACCAAGCATTATTAAAAGAGTGCCAGGCTTTCTATGAAGAGGAAATTGCAGAAATTCAAGGAGATCTTAGCAAAACTGGAGCGGAAAAAAAGACCCTCGAGAACAAAATTTATACTTTAAACAAAAGAATAAAAAATTTAAATTATCAAATTTATCAAAGTAATTTAATTATTAAAGATTTAGGAATTCAAGTTGAAGACACAGGGGCCTCTATTGAAAAAACCTCTTTGAAGATAGGAGATTCAAAAGAAAAATTAGCTAATATTTTAAGAACTATCTATGAAGAAGACCAAAAACCAATAATTGAAATTTTGCTTTCAGAGGACGAGCTTTCTGATTTTTTTGATAATTTAGTGGCTTTAGAACTCTTAAACTCTAAAGGCAAAGAACTTTTACAGAATATTAAAACTCTAAAAATAAATTTAGAAGAGCAGAAAATATCTTTAGATGAAGAGAAAGAGGATTTGGAGCATATGGTGGAGATTCAGACCCTTCAGAGCAAAGAGAGTGCTGAAACAAAAGAAGAACAAGAGTATTATTTAAAAATAACTGACGCACAATATCAAAAGCAACTTCAAGAAAGACAAGAAGTTGAGGCAAAAGCAGCTGAAATCAGAGCCAGAATTTTTGAATTAATAGGAATACCAAAAGCTCCTACTTTTGGTGAGGCCTACGAGTTAGCAAAGGAGGTAGAGAAAATAACTGGAGTTAGACCGGCATTTTTATTAGCTGTTTTAACTCAAGAGTCAAATATTGGGAAAAATGTTGGCCAGTGTTATTTAAAAGATACTAAAACAGGAGCTGGAGAAACTATTAAAACTGGCAGGACTCTTTCCCGAGTTATGAAGCCGACAAGAGATGTAAATCCGTTTTTGATTATTACTAAAGAATTAGGAAGAGACCCCTTCAATACTCCAGTATCCTGCCCAATGAGCTATGGCTGGGGTGGAGCAATGGGGCCTGCTCAATTTATTCCCAGCACTTGGATGCTCTATCGGGACCGGCTCAAAGCAATTGCTGGAAAACCAGGTGATCCATGGAATATTAAAGATGCCTTTTTAGCAGCAGCTTTATATCTAGCAGATTGTGGAGCAGCCAAGCAAACTTATGATGGCGAGTTTAATGCTGCTTTAAGTTATTTTGCCGGACCAGGCTGGTATAAATCTCGCTATAAAACTATTTACAAAAGGGATTACGGCTATCCAGTAATGGCAATCACTAAAGCCTACGAATCAGATATCGCTAAGATAAAATAA
- a CDS encoding PCRF domain-containing protein, protein MPEQSSVIIEIRAGTGGEEAALFAADLFKMYSKYAAFQDWKQKILDSHPTELGGFKQIIFELKDSDIFSKMKHEGGVHRVQRIPETEKSGRVHTSTATVAVLPKPKTAEIKIRPDEIKIDFYRASGPGGQYVNTRDTAVRITHLSTGLVVTSQTERNQLQNKENALSILAARLLEKKQAEEMAKMGGERKAQIHAAKRAEKIRTYNFPQDRITDHRIKKNGTTLKTSCKVNSTNSSKPSKKILNKKQTLNTIPKFAFFIILS, encoded by the coding sequence ATGCCGGAACAAAGTTCAGTAATAATAGAAATACGGGCTGGAACAGGCGGTGAAGAAGCTGCTCTTTTTGCTGCTGATTTATTTAAGATGTATTCAAAATATGCTGCTTTCCAAGATTGGAAGCAAAAAATTTTAGATTCCCATCCTACTGAACTAGGTGGCTTTAAACAAATAATTTTTGAATTAAAAGATAGTGATATTTTTTCTAAAATGAAACATGAAGGAGGGGTTCATCGAGTCCAAAGAATACCGGAAACTGAAAAGTCAGGGAGAGTTCATACTTCAACTGCTACAGTGGCTGTCCTACCTAAACCCAAAACAGCAGAAATTAAAATCAGGCCAGATGAAATAAAAATTGATTTCTACCGAGCTTCAGGCCCGGGAGGCCAATATGTCAACACAAGAGACACAGCAGTCAGAATTACTCACTTGTCAACTGGCTTGGTTGTTACTTCTCAGACAGAGAGAAATCAACTCCAAAACAAAGAAAATGCCCTTTCAATCTTGGCAGCTCGGCTTTTGGAAAAAAAGCAAGCAGAAGAAATGGCAAAAATGGGGGGTGAAAGAAAAGCTCAGATTCATGCGGCGAAAAGAGCAGAAAAAATCAGAACATATAACTTTCCTCAAGACAGAATCACTGACCATAGAATCAAAAAAAATGGCACAACCTTGAAGACATCATGCAAGGTAAACTCGACAAACTCGTCCAAACCCTCCAAAAAAATCTTAAATAAAAAGCAAACTTTGAATACGATTCCAAAATTTGCTTTTTTTATTATTTTATCTTAG
- the rpmE gene encoding 50S ribosomal protein L31, with product MAKKDIHPKYYPKARVICACGNTFTVGSTKELIEVEICSKCHPFYTGKEKIVDTMGRVEKFRKRLAKKKKK from the coding sequence ATGGCGAAAAAAGACATCCATCCCAAATATTATCCAAAGGCAAGGGTTATCTGCGCCTGCGGGAATACATTTACAGTCGGCTCAACTAAAGAACTGATAGAAGTTGAGATTTGTTCAAAATGTCATCCTTTTTATACTGGAAAAGAAAAAATTGTTGACACTATGGGAAGAGTTGAGAAATTCAGAAAGAGATTAGCTAAAAAGAAAAAGAAGTAA